In Pseudothermotoga hypogea DSM 11164 = NBRC 106472, the following are encoded in one genomic region:
- a CDS encoding glycosyltransferase family 2 protein, with the protein MIQHLLRHVLLISSWLIGWILFSRMRFLQKKIPSRRPSVSLIVPARNEELNIGKILRALKKQTYENLEIIVVNDNSTDRTKQIVQSFEDVKLVDFSSEPPEGWAGKSWACWNGYLNSSGEILIFMDADVEPQPEAIESLVAIQLEHDGLVSVWPYQRFEKLYEHLSLPFNMIVIGSMGSFSVFKTKPMGAYGPVIVVSRRDYEKTQGHAAFKDGVLEDIKLGRLFLQRGYRVENYLGGSLIKFRMYPQGLAQLFQGFSKNMALGASSLGPMFFLVFIWMVGLYSGMGNLFSFPYSLYYFLFAIQIYKVSKKTGDYTILDALLYFLHYLFFLLVFFVSLYKVIFLKSVEWKGRKIRV; encoded by the coding sequence ATGATCCAGCACTTATTGAGGCACGTTCTTTTGATCTCATCTTGGCTGATCGGCTGGATATTGTTTTCGAGAATGAGATTTCTGCAGAAGAAAATCCCCAGTCGACGGCCATCGGTTTCCTTGATCGTGCCTGCGAGAAACGAAGAATTGAACATTGGAAAAATTCTGAGAGCCTTGAAAAAGCAAACCTATGAGAACCTTGAGATCATCGTTGTCAACGACAATTCGACGGACCGCACGAAGCAAATCGTCCAAAGCTTCGAAGATGTCAAGCTCGTCGATTTTTCCAGCGAACCACCTGAAGGATGGGCAGGCAAGAGCTGGGCTTGTTGGAACGGTTATCTCAACAGCTCGGGCGAGATTTTGATCTTCATGGATGCGGACGTCGAACCGCAACCAGAAGCCATCGAGAGTCTTGTGGCGATCCAACTGGAACACGACGGCCTGGTCTCGGTTTGGCCCTATCAAAGATTTGAAAAACTTTACGAACATCTCTCCCTGCCGTTCAACATGATCGTGATCGGATCGATGGGTAGTTTCTCTGTTTTCAAGACCAAACCGATGGGCGCGTACGGACCCGTCATCGTCGTGAGCAGGAGGGATTACGAAAAAACACAAGGACACGCGGCGTTCAAGGACGGCGTACTGGAGGACATAAAGCTTGGAAGGTTGTTCCTGCAGAGAGGTTATCGCGTCGAGAATTACCTCGGTGGTTCGCTGATAAAGTTTCGCATGTACCCACAGGGTTTGGCGCAACTGTTCCAAGGTTTTTCGAAGAACATGGCGCTCGGTGCCTCATCGCTTGGTCCGATGTTCTTCTTGGTTTTCATCTGGATGGTTGGACTGTACTCAGGAATGGGTAACCTCTTTTCTTTTCCGTACAGTCTGTACTATTTTCTCTTTGCTATACAAATCTACAAGGTATCGAAAAAAACTGGCGATTACACAATTCTGGACGCACTCCTTTATTTCTTACACTATCTGTTTTTCCTGTTGGTTTTCTTCGTCTCGCTCTACAAAGTGATCTTTCTGAAGAGCGTCGAATGGAAAGGAAGGAAGATTCGTGTTTGA
- a CDS encoding glycerol-3-phosphate acyltransferase has protein sequence MFEIFVIALQFLSGSIMYSYILAKINNVDLKKIRDGNPGSSNLWRAKGFKWGVLALGLDYFKGTFPLFLFIASDSLANKYVVSLAALAGVAGHAFSPMLKFKGGKAVATTFGAWSVLTKWEAPVILGGVFSLFSLLKRKTTAEEDSFRVLLGLIVLSIYVLYKALNQETHLLVFYLGNFTILAMKHWKDWKKFFSRLSYPAK, from the coding sequence GTGTTTGAGATCTTCGTGATAGCGCTTCAGTTTCTGTCAGGTTCCATCATGTACTCGTACATCTTGGCGAAGATCAACAACGTGGATCTGAAAAAGATCAGAGACGGAAATCCAGGTTCATCGAACCTGTGGCGCGCGAAGGGGTTCAAATGGGGAGTGCTTGCTCTCGGACTCGACTATTTCAAAGGAACCTTCCCACTGTTTTTGTTCATCGCGAGCGATTCACTGGCGAACAAGTACGTTGTCTCTCTGGCGGCGTTGGCGGGTGTTGCTGGTCATGCGTTCTCACCCATGCTGAAATTCAAAGGTGGCAAAGCCGTGGCGACTACTTTTGGAGCGTGGTCGGTACTGACGAAATGGGAAGCACCCGTCATACTCGGTGGGGTGTTCAGTCTCTTCAGTCTGTTGAAGAGAAAAACAACAGCCGAAGAAGATTCCTTCAGAGTGCTCTTGGGATTGATCGTTCTGTCGATCTACGTGTTGTACAAGGCGTTGAACCAAGAGACGCACCTTCTTGTGTTCTATCTTGGCAACTTCACCATCTTGGCAATGAAGCATTGGAAAGATTGGAAGAAGTTTTTCTCGAGACTCTCATATCCAGCCAAATGA
- a CDS encoding carbohydrate ABC transporter permease, producing MKGFLTSSAAWFFLIIFAIFILTPIVFMFTASIMSSKNITRIPYPWFSGEFRWQNYWQAIKGNDGKFLYPRCIWNSFVVASLTTIGTVFLCSLTGFGLAKYKFKGRTIVLLLILATMMIPFEAIMIPLYLIVTNLKMQDTYAGLIVPLIMNAFGVFMMRQFLITFPDELIDAARIDGASEFGIYLRIILPNSTPALATLAVLTFRSQWDNLIWPLLIVQSPEKRTIPLYIIQFATEKYTNEGAMMAAAAIASVPMFVLFFTLTNYFLTGAELFAAKKD from the coding sequence GTGAAAGGATTCCTTACTTCGAGCGCAGCGTGGTTCTTTCTCATAATCTTTGCCATCTTCATTCTCACACCCATCGTCTTCATGTTTACCGCATCGATCATGTCCTCGAAGAACATCACAAGGATTCCTTATCCTTGGTTCAGCGGAGAGTTTCGCTGGCAGAACTACTGGCAGGCCATAAAGGGAAACGATGGTAAGTTTCTTTATCCAAGGTGTATCTGGAACTCGTTCGTTGTCGCATCCCTGACGACGATAGGTACCGTTTTTCTGTGCTCACTCACGGGTTTTGGACTTGCGAAGTACAAGTTCAAAGGTAGAACCATCGTTCTGTTGCTCATACTCGCCACGATGATGATACCCTTCGAAGCGATCATGATACCGCTGTACTTGATCGTTACGAACCTGAAGATGCAGGACACTTACGCAGGCTTGATCGTACCACTCATCATGAACGCGTTCGGTGTGTTCATGATGAGACAGTTTCTCATCACTTTCCCAGACGAGCTCATCGATGCGGCGAGGATAGATGGTGCGAGTGAATTCGGGATCTATTTGAGGATAATCCTTCCAAACAGCACACCAGCCTTGGCCACGCTCGCTGTGTTGACCTTCAGATCTCAGTGGGACAACCTCATATGGCCCCTCTTGATCGTTCAAAGTCCTGAGAAACGCACCATTCCACTCTACATCATTCAGTTCGCAACAGAAAAGTACACCAACGAGGGAGCGATGATGGCTGCGGCCGCGATCGCCAGCGTACCTATGTTCGTTCTGTTCTTCACGCTCACCAACTATTTCCTCACGGGTGCCGAGCTGTTCGCAGCGAAGAAGGACTGA
- a CDS encoding carbohydrate ABC transporter permease, giving the protein MRGVERKKALWGFIFTVPAIVFFAIFNLYPIFYAVWMSFHRKDLLSLKPPRFVGLANYVYLFTSESFWNSLKATFIFAAGTFVPMVVLSLVFAALIVSRKRLQRFLQMVYYSPAVLSSVVAASIWLLMFDPRGLANQFLNFLLNTKGVDYRWLANENMLRLATIIVYFWKYVGYFTIIFVAGMASVPRSVHEAATIDGATKWQDFWYITLPLIKPTTLLVCVMTTIQCLRTFSTQYLFVQGGAPLKPIDVIALSIYNTAIRDHRIDRASAMSVLLLLIIMSLSYLQMKISKSEEVSY; this is encoded by the coding sequence GTGAGAGGTGTTGAGAGAAAGAAAGCCCTTTGGGGTTTCATCTTCACCGTTCCAGCGATCGTCTTCTTTGCAATTTTCAATCTTTATCCCATTTTCTATGCGGTGTGGATGAGTTTTCACAGGAAAGATCTTTTGTCTTTGAAACCACCGCGCTTCGTGGGACTGGCCAACTACGTTTATCTCTTCACGTCTGAATCTTTCTGGAACTCTCTCAAGGCGACTTTCATATTCGCTGCAGGCACGTTCGTGCCCATGGTCGTACTCAGTTTAGTGTTTGCTGCGCTGATCGTTAGTCGAAAAAGATTGCAGAGATTTTTGCAGATGGTCTACTATTCGCCAGCAGTGCTTTCATCGGTCGTGGCGGCATCGATATGGCTCTTGATGTTCGACCCCAGAGGATTAGCCAACCAATTTCTCAACTTCTTGTTGAACACGAAAGGTGTGGATTACCGCTGGTTGGCGAACGAGAACATGCTCAGGTTGGCAACGATCATCGTTTACTTTTGGAAATACGTGGGCTATTTCACGATCATCTTCGTCGCTGGAATGGCGAGCGTGCCGAGATCTGTCCACGAGGCTGCGACGATCGATGGAGCGACCAAGTGGCAAGATTTTTGGTACATCACGCTTCCTCTGATAAAACCCACCACGCTCTTGGTCTGTGTCATGACGACGATACAGTGCCTCAGAACCTTCAGCACGCAGTATCTTTTCGTTCAAGGTGGCGCGCCTTTGAAACCCATAGACGTGATCGCCCTAAGCATCTACAACACGGCGATAAGGGATCATCGGATAGACAGGGCCAGTGCGATGAGCGTTTTGCTGTTGTTGATAATCATGTCTCTCAGCTATCTACAGATGAAGATCTCTAAAAGCGAAGAGGTCTCGTACTGA
- a CDS encoding extracellular solute-binding protein has translation MRWLILIVLIVSTILCASQIEIVFWTHEDPNRTPLEERYIQEFQKMYPNVKITRVTYPSAKIREVVLTAFAARKGPDIFNMEIQDAYPYIVNERVAPVSLSALGLKSYDELRQMYVEGTLDAVTYKGKIYGLPLELTNWCVFINKKYFREVGLDPEEDYPKTWEDMVRVSEKLVIREGQILKRRGFDFRYPYYLTFMLPMVEQLGGALLSEDGKTAIINDEAWLKVLRFFKEWGPNGKNLGSPTYTPARKDFNKDNNTVTMCLSGLYQILRIKAENPQFYESGEWMVVPFPVFEDAVKDVRCNYYGHYYMVNAESSKEKQEWAWKFIAYMLSHPEEYLVEVGLIQPKKDFVESDTFKNYPYSKVFLEDMAKSHIVPLHPKGPQLEQLIKEAVESVMLTNTTVEDALKTLKKKANDLLKEE, from the coding sequence GTGAGATGGTTGATCCTCATTGTGCTGATAGTTTCCACAATCCTTTGCGCCTCTCAGATCGAAATAGTCTTTTGGACGCACGAAGATCCCAACAGAACGCCTCTGGAAGAACGCTACATTCAAGAGTTTCAGAAGATGTATCCAAATGTGAAAATCACACGAGTTACTTATCCTTCAGCGAAGATCAGGGAAGTCGTTCTCACAGCCTTCGCTGCACGCAAAGGGCCCGACATTTTCAACATGGAGATCCAGGATGCTTATCCCTACATAGTGAACGAACGCGTCGCACCCGTGAGCCTCAGTGCGCTGGGACTGAAGAGTTACGACGAGCTCAGGCAGATGTACGTCGAGGGCACCTTGGACGCCGTAACGTACAAGGGGAAGATCTACGGCTTACCGTTGGAGCTCACCAACTGGTGCGTGTTCATCAACAAGAAGTACTTCAGAGAAGTCGGCCTGGATCCTGAGGAGGACTATCCAAAGACGTGGGAAGACATGGTGCGGGTCAGTGAGAAGTTGGTCATAAGGGAAGGTCAGATCCTCAAGAGGAGGGGCTTCGACTTCAGATATCCGTACTATCTGACCTTCATGTTGCCCATGGTTGAACAACTCGGTGGCGCGTTGCTCAGTGAAGACGGAAAGACTGCGATCATCAACGACGAAGCGTGGCTCAAAGTGCTGAGGTTCTTCAAAGAGTGGGGACCGAACGGGAAGAACCTCGGTTCACCGACCTACACTCCTGCAAGAAAGGATTTCAACAAGGACAACAACACGGTGACCATGTGTCTGTCTGGGTTGTACCAGATACTCAGGATCAAGGCGGAAAATCCGCAGTTCTACGAGAGCGGAGAGTGGATGGTCGTTCCGTTCCCAGTCTTCGAGGACGCCGTCAAGGATGTCAGGTGCAACTATTACGGTCACTACTACATGGTGAACGCTGAAAGTTCCAAAGAAAAACAAGAATGGGCCTGGAAGTTCATTGCGTACATGTTGAGCCATCCAGAAGAGTACTTGGTCGAGGTCGGTTTGATACAACCAAAGAAGGACTTCGTCGAATCAGACACCTTCAAGAACTATCCGTACTCCAAAGTTTTCCTCGAAGACATGGCGAAGTCGCACATAGTTCCGTTGCATCCGAAAGGTCCCCAGCTCGAGCAGTTGATCAAAGAGGCTGTCGAATCGGTGATGCTCACGAACACCACAGTTGAAGACGCTTTGAAGACGTTGAAAAAGAAAGCCAACGACTTGCTCAAGGAAGAATGA
- a CDS encoding argininosuccinate synthase, which produces MEGKKVVLAYSGGLDTSVILKWLCEKGFEVIAFVADVGQKDDLQFIKEKALKTGATKVYIEDLRREFVTDFIFVALMANAIYEGRYLLGTSLARPLIAKKQVEIAHKENAQYVAHGATGKGNDQVRFELTYAALAPHLKVISPWKDPEFLETFKGRTDLINYAKSKGIQIKASVEKPYSEDENLMHISHEAGKLEDPLYTPDESVFSRTVSPKDAPDEETLLQIHFKDGIPTKVVNLKDGTSKEDPLELFEYLNEIGSKNGVGRVDMVENRFIGIKSRGIYETPGATILWIAHRDLEGIAMDKEVMHLRDMLSVKFSELIYNGFWYSPEMDFLLAAFKKSQEAIDGYVIVSIYKGNVTPVARFSPTSLYDQALSSMDVEGGFNALDSKGFINIHSIRLKAHNLVLKQKDPFAWRKGLTHA; this is translated from the coding sequence ATGGAAGGCAAAAAGGTTGTGCTGGCGTACAGTGGAGGTCTGGACACCTCGGTCATACTCAAGTGGCTCTGTGAGAAAGGTTTCGAAGTGATCGCGTTCGTGGCGGATGTTGGGCAAAAGGACGATCTACAGTTCATCAAGGAGAAAGCTCTGAAGACCGGTGCAACGAAGGTTTACATCGAAGATCTCCGCAGAGAGTTCGTCACAGATTTCATCTTCGTCGCCCTCATGGCGAACGCGATCTACGAAGGCAGATACCTTCTCGGCACATCCCTGGCGAGGCCCCTCATAGCCAAAAAACAAGTCGAAATCGCGCACAAAGAGAACGCCCAGTACGTGGCGCACGGTGCGACGGGAAAAGGGAACGACCAAGTCAGGTTCGAGCTGACTTACGCGGCTCTCGCTCCACATTTGAAGGTGATCTCACCCTGGAAAGATCCAGAATTTCTGGAGACTTTCAAGGGTAGAACAGACTTGATCAACTACGCCAAAAGCAAGGGCATACAGATCAAAGCGAGCGTTGAAAAACCTTACAGTGAGGATGAAAATCTCATGCACATCTCGCACGAAGCTGGCAAACTCGAAGATCCACTCTACACACCGGACGAATCTGTTTTCAGCAGGACCGTCTCACCGAAAGATGCTCCGGATGAAGAAACGTTGCTGCAGATCCATTTCAAAGACGGTATCCCAACGAAGGTCGTGAACCTGAAGGATGGAACGAGCAAGGAAGATCCCCTGGAACTGTTCGAGTACCTCAACGAGATCGGTTCGAAGAACGGCGTCGGAAGAGTTGACATGGTGGAGAACAGGTTCATAGGCATAAAGTCGCGAGGGATCTACGAAACACCCGGTGCGACGATTCTGTGGATCGCCCACAGGGATCTGGAAGGGATCGCGATGGACAAGGAAGTCATGCACCTCAGAGATATGTTGTCTGTGAAGTTCTCAGAACTGATCTACAACGGTTTTTGGTACTCTCCCGAGATGGACTTTCTCTTGGCCGCCTTCAAGAAATCGCAAGAGGCGATCGATGGTTATGTGATCGTGTCCATCTATAAGGGAAACGTGACTCCTGTGGCCAGATTTTCACCGACGTCTCTCTACGATCAGGCACTCTCGAGCATGGACGTCGAAGGTGGATTCAACGCACTCGACTCGAAAGGTTTCATAAACATTCACTCCATCAGGTTGAAGGCACACAACTTGGTTTTGAAACAGAAGGATCCTTTCGCGTGGAGGAAGGGACTGACGCATGCCTAA
- the argH gene encoding argininosuccinate lyase produces the protein MPKLWEKGYTLDPLIERFTVGKDYLTDMKLIKYDVIASIAHAEMLAKVGYLSSEELEKLKAALKKLSELIDSNQFSISPDEEDCHTAIENFLVREVGEIGKKIHMARSRNDQVLTALRLLYKDQLKRIEKLIQELKNQLVQFSKRFGRIKFAGFTHTRKAMPTNFRTWSMALYDALDDDLRILRLVFELIDRSPLGTGAGYGVPAKIDRRFTAERLGFKSIQKNPIHAQLSRGKYEFLLLHSLSQISFDLNRFASDIIFFSLPEIGYLSLARELCTGSSIMPQKLNPDPLELVRAYHNRIVAKQMECATITSNLITGYHRDLQLLKETVLEAFEIVEQLLLVMKLIFEKLEVNEQKCRTSLTKEVLATEKVYELVERGTPFRDAYRIVAEEFGGE, from the coding sequence ATGCCTAAGCTGTGGGAGAAAGGTTACACTCTCGATCCACTGATCGAACGATTCACCGTTGGTAAGGACTACCTCACGGACATGAAACTGATCAAGTACGACGTTATCGCCTCCATCGCACACGCAGAGATGCTCGCAAAGGTTGGCTATCTCTCAAGTGAAGAACTCGAGAAACTGAAAGCTGCCCTCAAGAAACTCTCAGAGTTGATCGACTCGAATCAGTTCTCCATCTCGCCAGACGAGGAAGACTGCCATACGGCGATCGAGAACTTCTTGGTGCGAGAGGTTGGAGAGATAGGCAAGAAGATCCATATGGCCCGCTCGAGGAACGATCAGGTCTTGACGGCGCTACGGCTGCTTTACAAAGACCAGCTGAAAAGGATCGAAAAACTGATCCAGGAACTGAAAAATCAACTCGTACAGTTCTCGAAGAGGTTCGGTCGAATAAAGTTTGCAGGTTTCACGCACACCAGAAAGGCGATGCCAACGAACTTCAGAACTTGGTCCATGGCTCTGTACGATGCGTTGGATGACGATCTAAGAATTCTGAGACTCGTCTTCGAACTGATCGATCGATCTCCACTCGGCACGGGCGCCGGTTACGGTGTACCGGCGAAAATAGACCGACGCTTCACGGCTGAAAGACTCGGCTTCAAGAGTATTCAAAAGAATCCCATCCACGCCCAGCTGAGTCGAGGAAAGTACGAATTTCTGCTTCTGCACTCTCTGAGCCAGATCAGTTTCGATCTGAACAGGTTCGCAAGCGATATCATCTTCTTCTCCCTACCGGAAATTGGCTATCTGTCCTTGGCCAGGGAGCTGTGCACGGGTAGCTCGATCATGCCACAGAAGCTCAACCCGGATCCTTTGGAATTGGTGAGGGCATACCACAACAGGATCGTCGCCAAGCAGATGGAGTGCGCTACGATCACGAGCAACCTCATCACGGGATATCACAGAGATCTTCAATTGCTCAAAGAGACTGTTCTGGAAGCCTTCGAGATCGTCGAACAACTTTTGCTCGTTATGAAACTGATCTTCGAGAAATTGGAAGTGAACGAGCAAAAATGTCGAACCAGTTTGACCAAGGAAGTCTTGGCGACTGAGAAAGTGTACGAATTGGTCGAGCGAGGAACACCATTCAGGGACGCCTACAGGATCGTTGCGGAAGAATTTGGGGGTGAATGA
- the argC gene encoding N-acetyl-gamma-glutamyl-phosphate reductase — protein sequence MKIKVGIVGVTGYTGLELLRILSNHPHVEVTYLSSKSFVGKSLKDVYPFELDETVLQDIEVERFEDCDVLFTALPAGVSYELVKDLKNTKVIDLGADFRFDDPSLYEKHYGKKLSNYETCERAYGLTELNREKIKNAKFVGNPGCYPTAVLLATAPLAKNDALGTSEIFVDAKSGVSGAGRKQDESYTFCELNENLKPYNLVDHRHVPEMEEKLEALFKKKINVVFAPHLIPMNRGILCTIYLKTSLSIEEIHRMYREFYQDEFFVHVLPIGTYPTTKWCLGTNHVFISLTKDERTDTLIVMSALDNLMKGASGQAVQNMNVMFCFEEQTALKFKAVYP from the coding sequence ATGAAGATCAAGGTGGGAATCGTTGGCGTCACAGGTTACACGGGCTTGGAGCTCCTCAGGATCTTGAGCAACCATCCACACGTCGAAGTGACGTATCTGTCTTCGAAGAGCTTTGTGGGAAAGAGTTTGAAAGATGTTTATCCTTTCGAACTGGACGAAACCGTCTTGCAAGATATCGAAGTCGAAAGATTCGAAGATTGTGACGTTTTGTTCACGGCTTTGCCAGCGGGTGTCAGCTACGAACTCGTCAAGGATTTGAAGAACACGAAAGTCATAGACTTGGGTGCAGACTTCAGGTTCGACGATCCTTCACTCTATGAAAAACATTACGGCAAGAAGCTTTCAAACTACGAAACGTGCGAGAGAGCGTATGGTCTGACCGAGTTGAACAGAGAGAAGATCAAGAACGCAAAGTTCGTTGGAAACCCAGGCTGTTACCCCACAGCGGTTCTCCTCGCCACGGCGCCACTTGCGAAGAACGATGCTCTTGGAACGAGCGAAATTTTCGTTGACGCGAAGTCCGGTGTTTCTGGTGCGGGGAGAAAACAAGACGAAAGTTACACATTCTGCGAGCTGAACGAAAATCTCAAACCTTACAACCTCGTCGATCACAGACACGTGCCGGAGATGGAGGAAAAACTTGAAGCTCTGTTCAAAAAGAAGATCAACGTCGTCTTCGCCCCGCACCTCATACCCATGAATCGAGGCATTCTGTGCACGATCTATCTCAAAACATCCCTGTCGATCGAAGAAATTCACCGAATGTATCGCGAGTTCTACCAGGATGAATTCTTCGTGCACGTACTTCCCATCGGAACCTATCCTACTACGAAATGGTGTCTCGGTACGAACCACGTGTTCATATCTCTCACGAAAGACGAGAGGACCGACACCTTGATCGTGATGTCCGCCCTCGACAATCTGATGAAAGGTGCTTCGGGACAGGCTGTTCAGAACATGAACGTGATGTTCTGTTTCGAAGAGCAGACGGCTCTGAAGTTCAAAGCTGTTTATCCGTGA
- the argJ gene encoding bifunctional glutamate N-acetyltransferase/amino-acid acetyltransferase ArgJ, producing MELPKGFLFSGLNCGIKRYRKDLGIAYSIFDCVATGLFTTNTVKAAPILYNMNLLGENCTKIRAVVVNSKIANSCTGQQGLENAYRTAQKAAQVLRIDPRSVLLASTGIIGLQLPMDKIEAGIEEASKCLNEDPTPFAEAITTTDTFIKMASRKVEIDGKRVHILGIAKGSGMIHPNMATVLSFLFTDANISPSALKKALKDSVEKSYNMIDVDGDTSTNDMVLALANAQAGNGRIEEDSPEFSKFFESLHEINIELAKMIVKDGEGATKLIEVRVVHAPDELSARKIARSIVSSNLVKTAIHAQDPNWGRIVAAAGCSGVNFDLSRMDLHIGDGKNTITVLKHGLPCEFNEEEATTILSASEIFLTVDLNDGLHSATAWGCDLSEEYIKKNGRYKAWAKTL from the coding sequence ATGGAATTACCCAAGGGTTTTCTGTTTTCCGGACTAAACTGTGGAATCAAAAGATACAGAAAAGATCTTGGAATCGCATATTCAATCTTCGATTGTGTCGCTACTGGTCTTTTCACAACAAACACCGTGAAAGCTGCTCCTATCCTTTACAACATGAACTTGCTCGGTGAGAACTGCACGAAGATTCGAGCCGTGGTTGTGAACAGCAAGATCGCCAACAGTTGCACTGGTCAACAGGGCTTAGAGAATGCGTACCGCACGGCACAGAAGGCCGCACAGGTCCTGCGGATTGATCCAAGATCCGTTCTGCTCGCCTCGACCGGCATCATAGGCTTGCAACTGCCCATGGACAAGATCGAAGCGGGTATAGAAGAAGCTTCAAAGTGCTTGAACGAAGATCCGACACCCTTTGCCGAAGCGATCACGACGACGGACACGTTCATCAAGATGGCTTCGAGGAAAGTCGAGATCGATGGAAAGAGAGTGCACATCCTCGGTATCGCCAAAGGTTCGGGAATGATACATCCAAACATGGCAACGGTGCTGAGTTTCTTATTCACCGACGCCAACATTTCTCCGAGCGCGCTGAAGAAGGCTCTCAAAGACTCTGTCGAAAAAAGCTACAACATGATCGACGTGGATGGCGACACGAGCACGAACGACATGGTCCTGGCTCTCGCGAACGCTCAAGCCGGAAACGGAAGAATAGAGGAAGACAGTCCTGAGTTTTCGAAATTCTTTGAAAGCCTCCACGAGATCAACATTGAACTTGCGAAGATGATCGTCAAAGATGGTGAAGGGGCGACCAAATTGATCGAAGTCAGAGTGGTCCACGCACCAGACGAGCTTTCAGCAAGAAAGATCGCAAGATCGATCGTGTCATCCAACTTGGTCAAAACCGCGATCCATGCGCAAGATCCAAACTGGGGCAGGATCGTCGCGGCCGCGGGTTGCTCGGGTGTGAACTTCGACCTCTCTCGAATGGACCTGCACATCGGCGATGGGAAAAACACGATCACAGTGCTGAAACACGGTCTTCCTTGCGAATTCAACGAAGAAGAAGCGACCACGATCCTTTCAGCGAGCGAAATCTTTCTGACGGTGGACCTGAACGATGGTCTTCACAGCGCGACGGCGTGGGGTTGCGATCTGAGTGAAGAGTACATCAAGAAGAACGGGAGGTACAAAGCATGGGCCAAGACGTTGTGA
- the argB gene encoding acetylglutamate kinase — MGQDVVSNLFEVLPYLERFHGKTMLVKVGGNVLNDRKSKDCFARSITFLVCVGIKPLIVHGGGPEITTLMEKLGMKPTFRNGYRVTDEQTMEVVEMVLNKINKDLVATLNLSGVKAIGICGKDVNFLIAEKDTQYGDIGYVGKVKRINEDLVSWLFQAGYVPVIAPIGVGEDGTTYNLNADVAAAQIAIALKAEMIIFMTDVDGVMKDGRLVSQLDVEEALKLIQEGIVKAGMVPKLSCAVEAVKNGVKSARIINGNDPTALLATLFASGPIGTIVTNH; from the coding sequence ATGGGCCAAGACGTTGTGAGCAACTTGTTCGAGGTGCTCCCCTACCTTGAACGCTTCCATGGCAAAACAATGCTCGTGAAGGTCGGAGGCAACGTGCTCAACGATCGAAAGTCCAAAGACTGCTTCGCACGGAGCATCACCTTTCTCGTTTGCGTTGGGATCAAGCCACTCATCGTTCACGGTGGGGGTCCCGAGATCACAACCTTGATGGAAAAGCTTGGGATGAAACCCACCTTCAGGAACGGTTACAGGGTGACGGACGAGCAAACCATGGAAGTCGTGGAGATGGTGCTCAACAAAATCAACAAAGACCTCGTCGCGACTTTGAACCTCAGCGGTGTCAAGGCCATTGGCATTTGCGGAAAAGACGTCAACTTTCTGATCGCAGAGAAAGATACGCAGTATGGCGATATAGGTTACGTGGGGAAGGTGAAGAGAATCAATGAAGATTTGGTGAGTTGGCTCTTCCAGGCTGGCTACGTTCCAGTCATAGCGCCGATCGGCGTTGGTGAGGATGGTACGACGTACAATCTGAACGCCGACGTTGCCGCTGCTCAGATCGCCATCGCCTTGAAGGCGGAAATGATCATCTTCATGACCGACGTCGACGGTGTCATGAAGGACGGACGACTCGTTTCACAACTCGATGTTGAGGAAGCTTTGAAACTCATCCAAGAAGGCATCGTGAAGGCAGGCATGGTGCCGAAACTGAGCTGTGCTGTGGAAGCTGTGAAAAACGGTGTCAAGAGCGCGCGCATAATCAATGGCAATGATCCCACTGCTCTTCTCGCAACACTCTTTGCATCAGGACCGATCGGTACGATCGTAACCAATCACTGA